The proteins below come from a single Miscanthus floridulus cultivar M001 chromosome 1, ASM1932011v1, whole genome shotgun sequence genomic window:
- the LOC136532130 gene encoding uncharacterized protein isoform X2, whose amino-acid sequence MAAIGSSNIGFQLLKKSGWKEGTGLGAQEQGRLEPVETRVKNNKRGLGSKEPKPKPKVEGDVETNPQKPKDVPSKKRAKLAAKRIRKMQEEEKRLKEKEFEMAFFREFWPDNV is encoded by the exons ATGGCGGCAATCGGGTCCTCCAACATCGGATTCCAG CTGCTGAAGAAGTCTGGTTGGAAGGAGGGCACTGGCCTTGGAGCGCAGGAGCAG GGAAGGTTGGAGCCTGTAGAAACTCGTGTTAAGAATAACAAGCGGGGTTTAGGTTCTAAAGAACCAAAACCAAAGCCTAAGGTTGAGGGTGATGTTGAAACAAATCCCCAAAAGCCCAAG GATGTGCCGTCAAAGAAAAGGGCAAAGTTAGCTGCAAAGAGGATACGAAAGATGCAAGAAGAGGAGAAGCGCTTGAAAGAGAAGGAATTTGAGATGGCTTTTTTCAGGGAATTTTGGCCTGATAATGTGTAA
- the LOC136532130 gene encoding uncharacterized protein isoform X1 gives MAAIGSSNIGFQLLKKSGWKEGTGLGAQEQGRLEPVETRVKNNKRGLGSKEPKPKPKVEGDVETNPQKPKQDVPSKKRAKLAAKRIRKMQEEEKRLKEKEFEMAFFREFWPDNV, from the exons ATGGCGGCAATCGGGTCCTCCAACATCGGATTCCAG CTGCTGAAGAAGTCTGGTTGGAAGGAGGGCACTGGCCTTGGAGCGCAGGAGCAG GGAAGGTTGGAGCCTGTAGAAACTCGTGTTAAGAATAACAAGCGGGGTTTAGGTTCTAAAGAACCAAAACCAAAGCCTAAGGTTGAGGGTGATGTTGAAACAAATCCCCAAAAGCCCAAG CAGGATGTGCCGTCAAAGAAAAGGGCAAAGTTAGCTGCAAAGAGGATACGAAAGATGCAAGAAGAGGAGAAGCGCTTGAAAGAGAAGGAATTTGAGATGGCTTTTTTCAGGGAATTTTGGCCTGATAATGTGTAA